The nucleotide sequence AGATACTCCAGGCAGTCTACACAGAAATGTTTTGGGTCCACTTCTTCTTCAACGAACGAGCACGGACCACACTTCAACGCCTGTGCCATGGTTTATTTTTTCGGATGGTCGCATGTGATGAGAAGTCACTtccgtgtaaatacaaaataatttttaagatCTGGTTAACTAAAGGGATAGTCGACGTTGATCCAACTGACTCAAAATATAAACCTGAGCTAGGTCTGCGTGAGATATATATACAAGTTTAGTAAATTTAAGCGCACTACATCCATTCTACCGGTAATTAAAGTCGAGGAGCAGGAACAgtatttgttgttgctgttggtGAGGTTCAAGGTAGATagatatattctttatttcctcagatatcgaagattcgaacaacatagttatacaaTAATCACAAATAATCACAACGCATGTTTAACAAAGAAAGGGTGGCTTGATTTACAAAACATGTAATCATGAATAAATATACAGAAAAAAAACTTAATGATATCATTTCACCTGTTGTTAAGTTTACAATATCACATACCAAAGTCGAAAGCGAAAATTGGTGCATTATTTGTAAACTTATAAAGCTATTTTCTCATATGAAGTTATTTATCTAATACCAAATAGAAGGTAAATAAACATCAAGTATTCGATTACCCCACTATTTTACTGTTATTGATAACATAATATACTTTACCTTAAAGGAAAACGAAAATTTAAGCTAAAATTAGGTTATCAATAATATATTGACAAGTTTATCCTGCCAATTTCATACCATTACAAAGAAACATTAAAGTCGATTTCAAGCGAATGTATTATAATCAAGTTAAAACAAATCGCATACGAGTTTGAGCAAAACGAAATTTCTAAAGAGGTCATCTTCAGTTACTGTTAATGCAAGACACACTAGATGTCTACTGATTGCCATTACTGGAAGAATCATAACTTGCATAAATTTTCAGTGCCCAGTCACTTTGTACAATTCAACAATAAGATTATTCCTTTTGGATTCCGTTTTTTTCACAAAACCAGAGAGTATGGTTCACAATACTGTCGGTGAACTTATTACAAATTGCACATTTACTTGCAAACTGCCTCGACATCGCCATactcacgctgggtatgcggatactttgataacagatggcacttcgattccagatgaCAACAAAAGCCATTCGCGAGAGGTAAGCTCAACaggtttttttaaagttatattataaagattagttttttagacaaggcgcatggtcgagtttataaatggtgtatctttttctattgcaaagaaaaaaaaatcacggAAAAATAgtagatttttccccaaaaagtagaaaattcggtcggaaacagcataaactggatgaacagtacgcatttcaacaaaataaaactacttataaatattgcaagaaattgtttgatattccagcatgtagagtaatcactgtgcttcaaatactgaaattttgataatattcaatgaaatataaacgaagatatagCATGTTTTAATaagtggtattcatgaagttgcggatactttgattcctgatatagggcacttcggataacagagactttcaacaaattgggcactctgataaccgagttgtatcttctacatgaaatgcgtttatgtatattatggctattcctACCAAACATATTGAAGTATGAATCAATTTGAATTGTCAAGCGcaacacattgggaatctatgcataacgtaattacatacacatgtgaaatataaccaatggcgttgttcgttttcaaaaatcttattactattaatttatataattaatattatacgtgcaaattttaaataagattcaaaagcttatttctgaagtaacatatttcaagtgacgaccgaaaataattttctaaataatCAACTtgtttaagtggtaaattgagaataacagaattgaaaatacaacggatcatgtggatcaacacgacaattgaacttatagcaggactttCGATAAGGGGAGCAAgtggtcttaaagcggccaatacacctcataaaatcctttgtcattggtgctcattagaatcgcatcatacagacgatactaatgcgtagccacaaaatgtaaaatatattggaaaactccctttatattgagctctacttatatattacctttacacttccctttcccttgtattatcatattcaaaagggataagaacatgtttcggtaattcgtttttaatttacgtcagtacatacatttttatttatttcctgcTTACTATAAGattattccacagcgaattctgcatttctgattcactaaataatgtgtgttatatctggtaaaaagtgtcgagttatctggaatcgaagtgccattgtctttgagatgatcggttaaagaagtgtccatgaaaatttggcatacgactcttaaaacatttgaatttcctcaaatacgttagttaactaaaatttaacatgttgtaacattaattgacatattgatctcttatttcgattagttggcacgttcttgatttatttccaagtatttttattttattgaaatacgtactgatcatcgaattcatgatgattatcgatgaaattttatctccctttttataaTCCACAGTTATTTTTCACGAATTTCTTGCTCCgaaatacgaagtactatacaattaatcgaccaaacaatgttacgtgtctgaaaaccaaatgaacagaacataaatgcaaaaaagctgaagaactcaactctcgcgcgtggcttttgttgttatctggtattgaagtgccatctgttatcaaagtatccgcatacccggcgtgcatACTTAGAATTTTCGTTGGTTTATGGATTATCATAGAGAGTGAAGGTGAAGTCTTAGAAATGACGATGGCGGTAATCGGTCTGTCAGCTTTAAATAGCTTTGATTCCTCGAGGCatgtaatttaatttgcattttctGAGCGTCTTTGTCTGTCTGCCATTCCAACACTGTTTTTGATTGTCCGTTTCCATGACATCTTTCTGGGGAATACACCACTTTCCAGGTACGTTTCTAGTGTAGGCATCAAACTGTACTTTTGTAAAAGTCTATAGATGTCAGGAATCAGCCCTTGCATATTCACGCACCCTTAGCAATATCGTACTAGTCTATGGATGAACACTTTCTTGGCCAAAAACATAACTGGAAGCCGGCACAGTTGCCCAAAAAACTCAAGTTACTCAAAGTCTACCAGTTCTTCCGCGGATTCAATGTTTAAACATGACAATGCAACATCGGTGCTTGTGTTCCTACCGACGTTAAGAATTTGTTTAACAATTCTTCTATGGGATACTTCAAGTTGCATTATGTCACTATTAGAATAATTGCACCATAGCGGCGAGCCGTATAAAGCTTTGGGCAAAAccacattaacatatatttttcgaAGTGTTATAGGATTAAGTTCGGCAGGATTAAATCTGCAATGAAGAATAGAATTGAGAGTACCTCCCATCTTCGACGACGCTTCACACATCAGTGCACCGCTCGACATGTTACGGTCACATTTCAGTCCAAGATGTGTGTACGATTCTGCTTCCTGTATATATTCGCGACCGAGTGTCCAAATACGTTCCGGTCGACTGCATCGCTGTTCGTTGAATAAAATTAACTGCACATTTTGATAGATTGTATTCAAAGCGCCATTTGCATGAATAGTCATAGCATATTTTCATCATGCCATCAAGTGCGtgctttgaaaatgcaataagaaTCATGTCGTCTGCTACTGTAGGACTGTTCACATTCATTCCGTACATACAGAAACCTAGGCCAGAATGTTCAAGAGCATTGATTAAACCATCAATATATACTAGATAGCAGATCGGTGAACTTTTCCCGCCTTGGCGGGTTCCCTGACGAACAGGGAACCTTTTCGATGTATGGCCACGATTTTTCACACAACTAGTCATGTTCGAGTATAATTCCATGAATGCGAGCAGTGAAGTGTTGTCTATTTTTGTTCGGAGCTTGTAAAAGAGGCCGTCATGGCACACTTTATCGAACGCTTGTCTACCATCCAGGTAGCACACGTATAGCTTTGATCCATGTTCACGTGCAAAATAAACACTTTCGCGAAACGTGAATGACGTCATCAGACAACCAAGGCCCTCTTGGAAACAACACTGTTGAATGTTAAGGTCGGTCATCATATTTGTGCTACATCGTTGTAAAAGCACAGATTCAAAGAGCTTTAACACAATAGAGGTAGGGGTTATAGCTCTGTAGCTATCCGGATTGTCCGTCGGTTTCGATCCTCCTTTATGTAGGGTTACTATTACACCACGCTTGAAAGTGTCAGGAATGTACACTGTACGAAGAATTGCAGTGAAGAGATTAGCTAATAATGGCGAAATAGCACTCGCTACTGGCTTGAGATGCTCGTATGTTATACCATCATATCCAGGAGCCTTTCACTTTGGACAAGAACGTATACACCTCTCAATGTCTTCTGGCATTACTGTGGCGTTGCTGTCAGGTATCAATGCCTCACGCAATTGTCCGACGTTTTGTGACACATGCTCACGCCATTTGCCATCAAAATGTTCAGAGTAAGATGGCGAATAaagtctttcaaaataaaaaccccATTGTTCCGTAATTGCTTTCTGGTCACGATAAACCGATTCACCGAACTTGATACCAGATGTGGACTTATTATAGTTATATGTCGTACGACGTGTGTTGACCTGTTTCCAGAAATCATTCGTATTCATTTCTGCAGATTCGTCAATTTCCCGGTTCAGCTGCCTCATATGCTCACTTGCAGCCTTTCTGTGGGCTCGCCGGAAGTCCCTCTTTGCCGCCTTATAGGACATATACTCTGTGATAGTTTTGTTCCTCGGACGTCCAGCACGACACCACTGGGACCTATTTTGACGCATCTGTTAATGGTATTCACGTAAACCACTATCCCAGTACGGCTTTAAATGAGACTGAAATGATCTATGACCGATACAAGTTCCTGCCGCCCCTGTCAGCACGTCACATAACATAGTATATGTTGAGTCAATACTTTCTTTACTATCGCACGTATATGTACATTGATTCAAAGAGTTTGTAACATTTCCCACATAGTCACTTATTTTTGCATCCGTGGCTCTTTTCCAGTTAATACGTTTAAAAGATTCTTCACTGGCGTTGAATTTCCCGTCTGACACAGGAAAGTTTATGCTAACTGCGACCGGCCTATGTCTAGCTACATTAAGACAATCATCATCTAAAATTTCAcaatgcaaaacgagatcaaTAGTTCAATACAGTCACTAGGTAAACAAATATAGTCAATCACTGATTCATATACATCATCATATGATACAAATGTAGATTTCATACCATTACAAACTggcaaacattatacatgtatattccgcGAATCTGAAAAGAACTGCCTAAGAAGAAAACTTCTTGGTTTGTCATCAAGTACAGAACAATTAAAATCACCCATGAAAATTACCATACCTAACTCACAATAGGCACACCAAAGTTCATACAGTTTTTGCACGTAATCCCTGTATATCACATAAGAATGATTGGTACATGGCAGATAcacttgaaaaataaatacataattacttGGTGATATTTGTAACTGTAAACCAATAATTCTATCATCATCAATTTCAAGGGGCGAAACTCTGTCATTAAGTTCATGTCGCCAAAGTAGGGCTACTCCCCCTTTACCAATTTTCCGTTTGCTAGGCAATAATAGATCATTATCACACTTGACAATATATCTATAGTTTTTAAAAGCAGAGTCGAGAAAATGTACACTGTTATGAAGCAACCAATGTTCCGAAATACCACAACTATTTATGTGAAGGTAAGTCAATGTTTTACACAAGTATGATGCGCTGGACATAATTCCAGTTGCATTCCATGTCAATAGTTTTAACTTATAGTCTTCCATTTCCACACATTAAATAGAGCCATTATCACACCCAACACTCGGGTTAGTCCACCACCATATCCAGATTGCTAAATCGATTTGCCCTGGGGTCGTTATCGTAGGAGTCGAAGCGAGGAGCGTCCACCCGATTGTCCGAACGTTTACGTCGCTCTCGAAGTCTCGGCGATTGCTGTCTCGCCGCCCGTGTACGCCATGGCCTGCAAGATATATATATCGGCCAAAAGTCATATTCCAACAAGCGGTCGGCCATGTCATTATCGTAAACGTTTAGACGAATCACAATCTTTCCATGACTTGACTTAGAGGAGAAAACACGCAGCATTGACACAGTTGGGCCTTTTCGTTCTATAACTTGTGTAAGAATGTCTGTGTTAACCTTTTCACTAAGGCCAAGTAGACAGAAACGACGCGTCCGCGATCGTTTGTCGTGTGCGTGAGTCGTCAACATTCAGCTCTGTACCACTCTGTCGACCACGTTtttactcaatcttgataaaacttcttCAGTATGGTAATCTTGCCAAGTATGAATCGGATTCTGGTGTATCCAAGTACttggtcatcaggtcaaatcttagaactgacagagctccagataaggatttgtgaaattagtaacggtactacAACTGACAGAAataaaaggagtaacgctgaaaatcaattagtacatgtactaccatatccaaaaatacaggtagtactgtactacccgtgttcttggatattgaaaggtgtataactgactttacagaaacatttgcaacaataataataaatatatttagcttcttaaacaattactttattaggttttccgTTCTGAagtatgatgcaaatacaactacacattaaaacgcatgactaaatactatttctttatttttcttgacaagaaaacacaagccaactagtagtAATAAGCTAAACCTAAGTAAAAGAACactaatgtcactgtctcatccgtttcccatcgtgttttctaacgcttttagccaccgatgcaatcaaatcgtttaatatcggggcgactaTATATTTTTTGAGgttacagattgaatgtcaggatggtgagacgaccgtatgtagccattatatgacaacaacgTGTTTTTTAACCGCTTTTAACCGGCCTTCCCTGCGagaagacatattgtttttgacgagtTAACGATTTACCGGAAATCACACAACATAATAGACAATAATAccggaacccagtctacaacttttttggtattttaaattaattaaaatcgcCATTAGGTTAGAGACatacaaatcacgccgcgctgacgcggacgtattggtacggccagatttttttcgtaaatgcgtaaaagggatattaaaggggccttttcacagattttggcatttttttaacttattcattaaatgctttatattgataaatgtaaacactggatcgtaaaagctccagtaaaaaatcaagaaaaaaaataaaaaaaggaaaagaacattgcccgaagcaggtttcgaaccagtgacccctggagtcctgcctgagtcctgaagtaaaaacgctttaacctactgagctattacgCCGTGTACACAtgcttaacgtattttataccttatataagcaatcttcgtagtttcacaaaatttaacgacaaaaacagaactctccaaattattcaatcgtttcgcgttgcaacgctttataatttttaggttttcaaatcgtcaaaagatgcatataatggctatattagaccatggtaaatgttcagtattactgtttcctcacaaatatcataactaaaacgaaaatttgcgaatctgaaacaacttttttcaattttgtcaatttaccaaagcgtgaaaagatccctttaaagtcgtaattgtacgtccagtttataaaaataaatgcgtaaaccttcatgaaaaagccgtatttacggttgtacggcccttatctggagctctgttagaACAACTATGTAACCACACTAGAAGCTGCATGAATGACTCACTCTTGATTAGGGATGCAACCGGTTACTAAACATTAATCGGATAACCTATTTTTGTGACCAGTTAATAAACCGGTAAACTGAAAAAttctaaaatgtttaaaaatatgttcaaacATATTTCTCGTACATGCCCTCTCTTTGAAATTCGAAAGTAATTTATGATCGCTTACGTTTCTGTCATAACTCATAACAGACCATACCATGaactttatatatgtattataaaacaGACATTAACGTACATAGATAAGAAAGTCTATGTTAGTCTTATTATGTCATTATCCGTTCTTAAAGCATAaggataaaacataaaaaataaaacaactttctTGACTATGCATTTTTCGTGAGTCCTCTTTTGTTCGCACAGCGAAATTTGTAATCGATATTTACTTGCTGTAGaaatggtgttgttgtttttgttgttgttgttttatattccAAGCTGACTAAAAGTGTTGTTGAGTTATTCAACAAGTTCAATTATATTTTAACTACCGGTATTCGCTTtcttaattaattaaaacttatcTTAGACGGTGGTGGTGTCATCGTCGATGGCTAGGAtttcatttatcatttaaatacaatttatatttcgACGATCAGTCAGTTTTGTAAAACAAAGCATCAAATAAGCAGACCAAATTCTCAATCTATTGATTTTGATCGCGGATTAAATAAACGTGTTAATAACCGCTAATAGCCTCCACTCCACACAGTTGATAAATTTAATGTTCGCGATTAAAACAATTCAATACCGCCAATTATCAAAACTGAATCtctgtttgtaacaataagtgtATTATACAAGAGATTGAATACGGTCCTGAAGAATCATTCCGTTGAAAACTGTTTCCGATTCTAACCAAAGATAATAAATATCTTGCATTATTGATACGGAAATTTTAAGACAACTACCCGGTATATTTGTTTAAGCATAGGCTAGCCAAATTTTGACTTGAACCTGTAGCATAAACGTATCTGAACAAAGTCACTTAGTCACTAGGAAATTATTGCGGTTGATTTAGTTTGATTTAACATCATTATTGGCATTAGATTACATGTAtctttgaaatatatgtatgtgagtacatgtatttatacagaatagacaaacattaaaacatactaCCACatcgtattttatatataagcaaacATAGGTAGcaacttaataaataaatgcTTACATTAAGTTCACGTTAACATTCATTCGGATGCCTCGATTGCATATGTCTCGCCAGATCTCGTCTGCGAGCGAGAACTTTATCACACAGTTCACATCGATACGGCGCCACACTCTGAGAATGCAACCGGATGTGCTTGTTCAAGTTACTAGGGTCGCCAAAAGCGCGAAAACAGTATTTACATCGGAGAGGCTTATAGCCCGTGTGCGTTCGTAAATGGATCTTCAAGCCGTATTTTCTGGAATACAACTTCCCGCAATACACGCAAAGATGACCGTCCTTTGTAGATAGATCGACGAAACATTTCTTTAAGACTTCGATGGGTTCTTCGTCGCACGATTCCAGTTCCTTGAACGTCATTGCATCACGTGTGTCTTCTGCTTGTCGAGGAGGCAGATCGTCCTGAAAACGATTCTCATTTTGCGACATTAATCGTTTGCTTGATGGCGTGCTGCTGATGTCGCAATGTGTTATGTTAAGTTGTCGTTGGTATTTGCAAGGGCTTGTAGGTTTTTCATCACTTTGAACGGTGGAATATTGTTGACTAGGGACGTATGAATAGTTTGGAACTATTTCAAAACTTGCCTTCAATGTCAACGGTAGAAATGATTTGGCTGTTTGAACAGCAATTCCTTCCATTTCCGAAACATACTTCACTCCCCTGTTTGAGAAACCGCTATTTGTATGTAATGACTTCGCGCTTACAATTCCAAAATCTGGTGGTATTGAAACGTCGTTTGCTTTACACTTCTGCCTTCCGGTAGTCGAAGAGCATGCGCGAGTAATGGGACACGGGGAACTTTGTTTCGATGGATAGCAGTTGAACATAATGTGCATTTTCAGCAGGTTTGGAAAGTGAAATGCACGTTCACAATAATTGCAGATGTATTCGCGAATACctgaaaataaacacaatgaaCAAGTataaaaaatcacttttaaaaaCTAATAAACGCTAATTTTCTTTCGAGAAGATCTTTATTGGCGTTGTGCAATTCAAGTTATgctatcaaaatacatgttaaattgaAACGTGATTTGACTTTGAAACAATAAACAGGCGCGTCCTTGACTAAACACTTCCCAGTCTTTAAGTTAAATGGCGTTATTTGATTTGAGAATTAAAATGCTATGTAGGATAATACTTTTCACCTACCAATCTGTTTCAGAATTTTAAgcgaaacaatgttttgaccaagaaTGACGTAAAAGCGTGTGAACCAGACACAAAACACGATTTCAAGTATCATAGAGACATGGAATCGGCTATAAactttaaagaaaattattctaaatatacagAATGCAAGTTTTAAACCTGTGACAAATGCGATCCTATCGTTCACAGATGTGAAAAAATATGTGCAAAAATAGGTTTTCACAATTTTGCTAATGCAAGATGGCGAACCTCGAATATGAAGCGGAGTTAAGTAGGGAATGTTCATCTCTAAGGCCAGGGAATCTTCATA is from Dreissena polymorpha isolate Duluth1 chromosome 14, UMN_Dpol_1.0, whole genome shotgun sequence and encodes:
- the LOC127858661 gene encoding PR domain zinc finger protein 13-like; translation: MGKWLKRDGATFTGALKILAPSGAIGVLSIKGRIQSRDCYGEWLSFLQPARDMLEQNLQLFRSLDDGEMYIRACEDIPRGETLTGWYEDSLALEMNIPYLTPLHIRGIREYICNYCERAFHFPNLLKMHIMFNCYPSKQSSPCPITRACSSTTGRQKCKANDVSIPPDFGIDDLPPRQAEDTRDAMTFKELESCDEEPIEVLKKCFVDLSTKDGHLCVYCGKLYSRKYGLKIHLRTHTGYKPLRCKYCFRAFGDPSNLNKHIRLHSQSVAPYRCELCDKVLARRRDLARHMQSRHPNEC